DNA from Gemmatimonadaceae bacterium:
GGCCATGTGCAACCGATGCACGTACGTGACGAGCGTCGATCCACCGGCCGCCAGAAACACCACCGCCGCGGCGATCTGCCAGACATGCATCCCTCCCCGCCGTGCCCGCCGCGGCGCGGCCAACGCCGAGACGATCCGGGCCACGTCCACCGGCGGCGCCGGAGACGCCGCCCGCAGCGCGCGCAGCATCTCCAACTCAGCGGCACAATCCGCGCACGTCCGTAGGTGCGCCTCTACCCGCGCGCGGGCCTCGCCATTCAGGCGGCCGTGCAGCAGGTCGGGCAGTTGATCGCGGATCTCCGCGTTCGGACAATCAGTCATCGAGAAACTCCTTTATTACCCGCACCGCATTGTGGTAGTGCACGCGCGCCGCACCCTCGGTGGTGTCCACCACATCGGCGATTTCCTTGTATGTTAGACCTTCGTTCACCCGCAATGTGAAGACCTCGCG
Protein-coding regions in this window:
- a CDS encoding zf-HC2 domain-containing protein is translated as MTDCPNAEIRDQLPDLLHGRLNGEARARVEAHLRTCADCAAELEMLRALRAASPAPPVDVARIVSALAAPRRARRGGMHVWQIAAAVVFLAAGGSTLVTYVHRLHMADSAAASRVASLEDSAAGTAAAHTSNVELNVGYGYSDLTDTQLEALLKDVEQLKAVPMADPETSVPDVTLSNGGI